From Solanum lycopersicum chromosome 8, SLM_r2.1, the proteins below share one genomic window:
- the LOC101260847 gene encoding vacuolar protein sorting-associated protein 55 homolog, whose product MADMPGYFRTCFQTGRLACLAMLVSGGIVLQILACALYNNWWPMLTVIMYVTLPMPLVFFAGSDTSSLYTESGSCWLNATKFLTGASTVGSIAIPIILKHAGVIGWGAMALELSSFFVFVLSILCYLGMNEDDGYSMF is encoded by the exons ATGGCGGACATGCCAGGTTATTTCAGAACATGCTTTCAGACAGGAAGGCTTGCTTGTTTGGCAATGTTAGTGTCTGGAGGGATTGTATTGCAAATACTG GCATGTGCTTTGTATAATAACTGGTGGCCAATGTTGACAG TTATAATGTATGTCACTCTGCCTATGCCTTTGGTGTTCTTTGCTGGTTCAGATACTTCCAGTCTCTACACCGAATCTGGAAGCTG TTGGCTAAATGCAACTAAGTTCTTGACTGGAGCATCCACCGTTGGCAGCATTGCAATTCCGATCATCTTAAAACATGCTGGTGTTATTGGTTGGGGAGCCATGGCATTGGAGCTTTCATCCTTTTTCGTTTTTGTACTGTCCATCTTGTGTTATCTTGGGATGAACGAAGACGATGGCTACAGTATGTTCTGA
- the LOC101261143 gene encoding uncharacterized protein: protein MASSPRTRPSSQSPNPKPTKNKTSSSSSASRPSTSSRSIPLQPSSNLFPSSKSEFSRLIAVVVVASAVAFSCNYVFTYLNSQPKPFCDSNSGFDDSLTDLCEPCPLNGVCREGKLECAHGYRRLGNLCVEDSNINETAKKLSKLVEGLLCEEHAQYSCTGTGTIWVQGNQLWEKVNESKIMDEYGLNEAVYAHAMKRAMEALRKVLETRLNDHGIEELKCPPLLVLHYTPVSCRIQRWILEHALLLVPACALLLGCVFTLLKLRRRYHLSVKAEHIYNEACDVLEEKAMSARSMTGEHEPWVVASLLRDHLLSPKERKDPMLWKKVEQLVQEDSRLERYPKMVKGECKVVWEWQVEGSLSSSGKRKKAKEIRLASGQHTNLSTQQRNWPWKAKEPVKC from the exons ATGGCTTCCAGTCCTCGAACACGACCATCTTCTCAAagccctaaccctaaacccacCAAAAACAaaacttcctcttcttcttctgcttctCGTCCTTCTACATCATCCAGAAGTATTCCTTTACAACCTTCCTCAAACTTATTCCCTTCCTCTAAATCAGAGTTTTCAAGGCTCATCGCCGTCGTCGTCGTTGCCTCCGCCGTCGCATTTTCCTGCAACTATGTTTTCACCTATCTCAATAGCCAACCTAAACCTTTTTGCGACAGTAATTCCGGTTTCGACGATTCTCTCACCG ACCTCTGTGAGCCTTGTCCACTTAATGGAGTATGTCGTGAAGGCAAATTAGAGTGTGCTCATGGCTACCGGAGGCTTGGGAACTTGTGTGTTGAAGATTCAAATATAAACGAAACAGCTAAAAAGCTT TCAAAGTTAGTAGAAGGTCTCCTTTGTGAAGAACATGCTCAATATTCATGCACTGGCACTGGCACTATTTGG GTTCAAGGTAACCAATTGTGGGAGAAGGTGAATGAATCTAAAATAATGGATGAGTATGGATTGAACGAGGCTGTTTATGCTCATGCCATGAAAAGAGCAATGGAGGCACTTCGCAAGGTTTTAGAGACAAGACTGAATGATCATGG AATTGAAGAGCTGAAGTGTCCACCTTTGCTGGTCCTACATTATACACCAGTTTCCTGTCGCATCCAGCGCTGGATTCTTGAGCATGCTTTGTTATTGGTTCCAGCTTGTGCATTG CTACTGGGATGCGTTTTCACATTGTTAAAACTCCGTCGGAGGTACCACTTGTCAGTTAAAGCGgaacatatatataatgag GCTTGTGATGTTCTTGAAGAGAAGGCAATGAGTGCAAGAAGTATGACTGGCGAGCATGAACCTTGGGTGGTGGCATCATTGTTACGTGATCATCTTCTATCGCCCAAGGAAAGAAAAGATCCAATGTTATGGAAAAAG GTTGAGCAGCTGGTTCAAGAAGATTCTCGTCTAGAGAGATATCCAAAGATGGTAAAAGGTGAATGTAAGGTGGTCTGGGAGTGGCAAG TTGAGGGTTCTTTAAGCTCTTCGGGCAAGAGGAAGAAGGCCAAGGAAATCAGGCTAGCATCAGGTCAACATACAAATCTCTCTACTCAGCAAAGAAACTGGCCATGGAAGGCCAAGGAGCCTGTGAAATGCTGA
- the LOC101260254 gene encoding phosphoacetylglucosamine mutase, which translates to MNEKQQSLLLESAARFPPPKGVKLSYGTAGFRADASLLESTVFRVGILAALRSLKTGSVIGLMITASHNQISDNGVKVADPSGGMLTQDWEPFADAIANAPDPRSLLQLITEFAKEEDIGFEGRQPPEVLLGRDTRPSGEPLLDAAKQGITSIVGAIGTDMGVVTTPQLHWMVRARNRGLEASESSYFHQLSSSFRCLMDLKPEGIRKNGDDNALVVDGADGVGGEKLEHFKKMLTGLCIEVRNRGEGMLNEGVGADYVQKEKVAPRGFGPADAGLRCASLDGDADRLVYFSVILNESNKIELVDGDKILSLYALFIKEQLSILNDGESNKNNDSYQAHLGVVQTAYANGASTDYLKEMGLEVVLTPTGVKYLHEQAAEFDIGIYFEANGHGTILFSEAYLCRLESTHKTLLSTSEGSAKQKAASRLLAVSQLINQAVGDALSGLLLVEVILQYMGWSICRWNELYHDLPSRQLKVKVGDRTAVVTANAETVAVQPVGIQEAINAEIAKYPRGRCFIRPSGTEDVVRVYAEATTQDAADALASSVARLVDQYLGSGSA; encoded by the exons ATGAACGAAAAGCAGCAATCACTTCTCCTCGAATCCGCCGCTCGTTTTCCTCCTCCCAaag GGGTGAAGCTATCGTACGGGACAGCTGGGTTTCGAGCTGATGCATCGTTGTTGGAATCAACGGTGTTCAGAGTGGGGATATTGGCGGCGTTAAGGTCGTTAAAGACTGGATCAGTTATAGGTTTGATGATCACTGCATCCCACAATCAAATATCAGACAATGGAGTCAAAGTGGCTGATCCAAGTGGTGGAATGTTGACTCAGGATTGGGAGCCTTTTGCTGATGCCATTGCTAATGCCCCTGATCCCCGTTCCCTCCTTCAG CTAATAACTGAATTTGCAAAGGAAGAAGATATTGGCTTTGAAGGAAGACAACCACCGGAGGTGTTATTAGGAAGAGACACAAGGCCTAGTGGAGAGCCTCTTCTTGACGCTGCCAAACAA GGAATAACTTCAATTGTTGGAGCAATTGGAACTGACATGGGAGTAGTTACAACACCACAACTGCATTGGATGGTTCGAGCAAGAAATAGAGGCCTGGAGGCATCTGAATCTAGTTATTTTCATCAACTTTCAAGCTCTTTCAG GTGTTTGATGGATTTGAAGCCTGAGGGAATCAGGAAAAATGGTGATGATAATGCATTGGTGGTGGACGGGGCAGATGGTGTTGGTGGTGAAAAGCTTGAACATTTCAAGAAGATGTTGACTGGGTTGTGCATTGAAGTTCGTAACCGGGGAGAAGGTATGCTTAATGAAGGTGTTGGTGCTGACTATGTGCAAAAAGAGAAGGTTGCTCCACGTGGATTTGGTCCTGCTGATGCTGGCTTAAG GTGTGCCAGTTTGGACGGGGATGCTGATCGACTAGTCTATTTTTCAGTTATATTGAATGAAAGTAACAAGATTGAACTCGTTGATGGAGACAAGATATTGTCTTTGTATGCCTTATTTATCAAGGAGCAATTAAGTATTTTGAACGATGGTGAAAGCAACAAAAATAATGACTCTTACCAAGCACATTTAGGTGTTGTACAGACAGCTTATGCGAATGGAGCATCAACTGATTACCTTAAAGAGATGGGTCTAGAAGTTGTGCTTACTCCAACAGGAGTCAAATACTTGCATGAACAAGCTGCTGAATTTGATATTGGCATATATTTTGAGGCGAATGGGCATGGAACTATCTTGTTTTCAGAAGCTTATCTATGCCGGCTGGAGTCTACTCACAAGACACTTTTATCAACATCAGAAG GTTCAGCAAAACAGAAGGCTGCTTCAAGACTTTTGGCTGTCAGTCAGTTGATTAATCAGGCCGTGGGAGATGCTTTAAGTGGACTTCTTCTAGTGGAGGTTATCTTGCAATACATGGGATGGTCCATATGTAGATGGAATGAGCTTTATCATGATCTACCTAGCAGACAATTAAAG GTAAAGGTTGGCGACAGAACTGCAGTTGTCACAGCTAATGCAGAGACTGTGGCTGTTCAGCCTGTTGGTATTCAAGAAGCCATTAATGCTGAAATAG CAAAATATCCCCGAGGACGATGTTTCATTAGACCTTCTGGGACTGAGGATGTTGTAAGAGTATATGCTGAAGCAACCACCCAGGATGCTGCAGATGCACTAGCCTCTTCAGTTGCAAGACTTGTGGATCAGTATCTCGGTTCTGGCTCTGCTTGA
- the LOC101259963 gene encoding transcription factor MAMYB — protein MEFLDEDAKPRFLFQSKPLQQSNSDPETQTRSLYRPGIIISISLAVLFFALSILYFSFEPFGSIFLWISLSLLVGPFAPSSVTGGDIRVGLGEPIQDLPKDDLSDTEPDTKKSNRRSNRPTKKNVDFEPVLATNYDLKPEKTNGSVANSKNSNGSVANLEKKVGDGVWNEGDEELLRKMTGKHPVGKPGRWEAIADGFNGRYKVESVIKKSKELGEKKMSDGDSYQRFLKDRKTVDKRAEGGNEADFENVEAKKAVESGWSSGEDLALLNALKTFPKEVAMRWEKIAAAVPGKNKAACMKRMAELKKDFRSSKSANAEA, from the coding sequence ATGGAGTTCTTAGACGAAGACGCCAAACCCAGATTTCTCTTCCAATCAAAGCCATTGCAGCAATCCAATTCCGATCCGGAAACCCAAACCCGTTCTCTATACCGACCCGGAATCATCATCTCCATCTCTCTTGCTGTTCTTTTCTTCGCTCTTTCGATCCTCTATTTCTCTTTTGAACCCTTCGGATCCATCTTCTTATGGATCTCTCTTTCCCTCCTTGTCGGACCGTTTGCTCCTTCTTCTGTCACAGGTGGTGATATCCGGGTCGGACTCGGAGAACCCATTCAAGACCTGCCTAAAGATGATCTTTCTGATACCGAACCCGATACGAAAAAATCAAACAGAAGATCTAACAGACCCACCAAGAAAAATGTTGACTTTGAGCCTGTGTTAGCTACCAATTATGATCTAAAACCGGAGAAAACTAATGGGTCGGTGGCAAATTCGAAGAATAGTAATGGGTCGGTTGCGAATCTGGAGAAAAAAGTGGGGGATGGTGTGTGGAATGAAGGGGATGAGGAGTTGCTGAGGAAGATGACGGGGAAGCATCCAGTGGGGAAACCGGGGCGGTGGGAGGCGATAGCAGATGGGTTTAACGGGAGATACAAAGTGGAAAGTGTGATTAAGAAATCTAAAGAATTGGGTGAGAAGAAAATGAGTGATGGGGATTCCTATCAGAGGTTTTTGAAGGACAGGAAAACAGTTGATAAGAGAGCTGAGGGTGGAAATGAGGCTGATTTCGAAAATGTGGAGGCGAAAAAGGCGGTGGAGAGTGGATGGAGTAGTGGGGAGGATTTAGCTTTGCTTAATGCATTGAAGACATTTCCAAAGGAAGTGGCAATGAGGTGGGAGAAAATAGCAGCTGCTGTGCCTGGGAAGAACAAAGCAGCTTGTATGAAAAGAATGGCTGAGTTGAAGAAGGATTTTAGAAGCTCTAAGTCTGCTAATGCTGAAGCTTAG
- the LOC101260559 gene encoding uncharacterized protein — protein sequence MGILSWWKGDKNETPKTTQKPDPKPQISSDKPEVPGMNGAVEVSRPNPPPTDITVFEFGSVAASVDKVTLAGYCPVSDELEPCRWELMPASGSDAPQFRVVF from the coding sequence ATGGGGATTCTGTCATGGTGGAAAGGCGACAAAAATGAAACCCCTAAAACAACCCAAAAACCCGACCCGAAACCCCAAATCTCTTCCGACAAGCCGGAGGTTCCCGGCATGAACGGAGCTGTTGAGGTTTCCAGGCCCAACCCACCGCCGACCGACATAACCGTTTTCGAATTTGGGTCTGTGGCTGCTTCTGTTGATAAGGTCACACTTGCCGGGTATTGTCCTGTTTCTGACGAGCTCGAGCCTTGCCGTTGGGAGCTTATGCCGGCGAGTGGGTCGGATGCTCCTCAATTTCGAGTGGTTTTCTGA
- the LOC101259471 gene encoding UMP-CMP kinase 3: MDLHKEGDTGSAKQKKVKIVFVIGGPGSGKGTQCKRIAQQFGYTHLSVGEILRQETSSGSETGHMVQKIMKEGKLVPSDVTVRLLQQAMQGIDNDKFLIDGFPRDEENVKAFEDLTKMEPEFVLYLDCPQDEMEKRLLSRNEGREDDNIETIRKRLKVFVESTLPTIEYYESKGKIRKVDAGKSIDEVFESIKVIFSPGKDNKMPPSKHKCKCLIL; encoded by the exons ATGGATTTACACAAG GAAGGTGATACAGGCTCCGCAAAGCAGAAGAAGGTCAAGATTGTTTTTGTTATAG GTGGTCCGGGGAGTGGTAAAGGAACACAATGCAAAAGAATAGCACAACAATTTGGATACACTCATCTTAGCGTTGGCGAGATTCTACGTCAAGAAACCAGTTCTGGTTCTGAAACTGG CCATATGGTTCAGAAAATTATGAAGGAGGGAAAGCTTGTTCCGTCGGATGTAACAGTGAGGCTTCTTCAACAAGCCATGCAGGGAATTGATAATGACAAATTCCTCATCGACGGCTTCCCCCGGGATGAAGAGAATGTTAAAGCATTTGAGGATCTt ACAAAAATGGAGCCTGAGTTTGTCCTTTATTTAGATTGTCCACAAGACGAAATGGAGAAGCGCTTGCTATCAAGAAATGAG GGAAGAGAGGATGATAACATCGAGACAATAAGGAAGCGATTGAAAGTTTTCGTGGAGTCAACTCTCCCTACAATTGAATACTATGAATCAAAGGGGAAAATTAGGAAG GTTGATGCTGGAAAATCTATTGATGAGGTTTTTGAATCCATCAAAGTTATTTTCTCACCAGGAAAAGATAACAAGATGCCACCAAGTAAACACAAGTGCAAATGCTTGATACTTTGA
- the LOC101261439 gene encoding probable methyltransferase PMT14, whose protein sequence is MASKYHGPINRTRRPISILIVIGLCCFCYLIGIWQKSGSGKGDKLALQVTEQTADCNVFPQTTLDFESHHNYVETVETSELTVKRFKSCEAKYTDYTPCHEQDRAMKFPREDMIYRERHCPPDDEKLRCLILAPKGYTTPFPWPKSRDYAYYANVPYKHLTVEKAVQNWVQFQGNVFKFPGGGTMFPRGADAYIDELASVVPIGSGMIRTALDTGCGVASWGAYLLKRNILAMSFAPKDNHEAQVQFALERGVPAVIGVLGSISLPFPSRSFDMSHCSRCLIPWASKEGMYMMEVDRVLRPGGYWILSGPPLNWKTYHRVWNRTKENCRAEQRRIEEHAELLCWEKKYEKGDVAIWRKNINGKSCRRASANICQTKDADNVWYKKMDACITPYPDVKNSDEVAGGELKKFPARLFAVPPRIANDLVSGVTVESYEEDNKLWKKHVTSYKRSISLLGTTRYHNIMDMNAGLGGFAAALDSPKLWVMNVVPTIAENTLGVVYERGLIGIYHDWCEGFSTYPRTYDLLHANRLFTLYQDKCEFEDILLEMDRVLRPEGAVILRDGVEVLNKVRKIAAGLRWDTKLLDHEDGPLVPEKIFVAVKQYFVEGDEDQSTPNDD, encoded by the exons ATGGCGTCCAAGTATCATGGACCAATCAACAGAACACGGCGACCGATCTCTATATTAATTGTAATTGGTCTTTGTTGTTTCTGTTATCTAATAGGAATTTGGCAGAAAAGTGGATCCGGAAAGGGAGATAAATTAGCACTACAAGTGACTGAGCAAACTGCTGACTGCAATGTTTTTCCACAAACCACTCTGGATTTTGAGTCACACCATAATTATGTGGAAACGGTTGAAACTTCAGAACTAACAGTTAAAAGATTCAAATCATGTGAAGCTAAATACACTGACTATACTCCCTGCCATGAACAAGACCGAGCTATGAAATTCCCAAGGGAAGATATGATATATAGAGAAAGGCATTGCCCTCCAGATGATGAAAAGCTTCGTTGTCTGATTCTAGCACCCAAAGGATACACAACTCCATTTCCATGGCCCAAAAGCCGTGATTATGCCTACTATGCTAATGTTCCTTACAAACACTTGACAGTTGAGAAGGCAGTCCAGAACTGGGTGCAGTTTCAGGGAAACGTTTTCAAATTTCCGGGAGGAGGTACAATGTTCCCTAGAGGAGCAGATGCATATATTGATGAACTTGCTTCCGTGGTTCCAATTGGAAGTGGCATGATACGAACTGCTCTTGACACTGGTTGTGgg GTTGCTAGCTGGGGTGCTTACTTGCTGAAGAGGAATATTCTGGCGATGTCATTTGCACCTAAGGACAATCATGAAGCACAAGTGCAATTTGCTTTGGAGCGAGGTGTACCTGCTGTTATTGGAGTTCTTGGTTCCATAAGCCTTCCATTCCCATCAAGATCATTTGACATGTCTCATTGTTCTCGGTGTCTGATTCCCTGGGCATCAAAAG AGGGTATGTACATGATGGAAGTTGATCGAGTTCTGAGACCTGGTGGATACTGGATACTGTCTGGTCCTCCACTCAATTGGAAGACCTATCACAGAGTCTGGAACAGGACCAAGGAGAATTGTAGAGCCGAGCAAAGAAGGATCGAAGAGCATGCTGAGCTTCTTTGCTGGGAGAAGAAGTACGAAAAAGGTGATGTGGCTATATGGAGGAAAAACATAAATGGAAAGTCATGCAGAAGAGCATCCGCCAACATATGTCAAACAAAGGATGCTGATAATGTCTG GTATAAGAAAATGGATGCATGCATAACCCCCTACCCCGACGTGAAGAATTCTGATGAAGTAGCTGGAGGAGAATTGAAGAAGTTTCCTGCTAGGCTTTTTGCAGTTCCCCCACGTATAGCTAATGACTTGGTTTCTGGGGTAACAGTTGAATCTTATGAAGAGGATAATAAGCTTTGGAAGAAACACGTCACTTCTTACAAGAGGAGCATTAGCCTACTTGGCACCACTAGATACCACAACATAATGGACATGAATGCCGGACTTGGAGGATTTGCAGCAGCACTAGACTCTCCTAAACTGTGGGTGATGAACGTTGTGCCAACTATTGCTGAAAACACTCTTGGTGTCGTATACGAGAGGGGCTTAATTGGCATATACCATGACTG GTGTGAAGGCTTCTCTACATACCCGAGAACGTATGACCTTCTTCATGCTAATCGCTTGTTCACTCTGTACCAGGACAA GTGTGAATTTGAAGATATTCTCCTAGAAATGGACCGTGTTCTGCGTCCTGAAGGCGCGGTCATTCTTCGAGATGGAGTTGAAGTCTTGAACAAGGTTAGGAAAATCGCCGCGGGCTTGAGATGGGACACTAAATTATTAGATCATGAAGATGGACCCTTGGTACCTGAGAAAATCTTTGTTGCTGTCAAACAATATTTCGTTGAAGGCGATGAAGACCAAAGCACGCCAAATGACGATTGA